From Microbacterium croceum, a single genomic window includes:
- a CDS encoding GNAT family N-acetyltransferase yields the protein MTSIQPIRPEDFDEWSELWDGYLRFYESEVPAHVTRETFRRITADDGVHGAIARDDDGTAIGLVHWLTHPSTWSASEYCYLEDLFVDPSTRGAGTGRALIAHVRAWAEQQGCEKVYWLTQDGNATARRLYDRVASHTGFTHYEIEL from the coding sequence ATGACGAGCATCCAGCCCATCCGCCCCGAGGACTTCGACGAGTGGTCCGAGCTGTGGGACGGCTATCTCCGGTTCTACGAGTCCGAGGTGCCGGCACACGTGACACGCGAGACCTTCCGTCGGATCACCGCCGATGACGGGGTGCACGGAGCGATCGCGCGCGACGACGACGGCACGGCGATCGGACTGGTGCACTGGCTGACGCACCCCTCCACGTGGAGCGCATCCGAGTACTGCTATCTGGAGGATCTGTTCGTCGATCCGAGCACGCGTGGTGCGGGAACCGGTCGGGCATTGATCGCGCACGTGCGCGCCTGGGCGGAGCAGCAGGGGTGCGAGAAGGTCTACTGGCTCACGCAGGACGGCAACGCGACCGCGCGCCGCCTGTACGACCGGGTCGCATCGCATACCGGGTTCACCCACTACGAGATCGAGCTTTGA
- a CDS encoding DUF2087 domain-containing protein codes for MVADLPRRGLDTSDITRTPDTWDTGKFFKMESSHQWRPVIAVLANPETRRVAAELMLGRTLEDATAELSRSKRRRVTEAIENSGMVLPGTQMFAPGVFRSILESNPIPQRVGVERFVDGKRIRQYPANLEERGQLLAWVARSVFATGDVLTEREVNRRLLEYSEDVAVLRRYLVDYQLLERRSDGTEYALTGSGPVLTLEDPQETTDPDRRP; via the coding sequence ATGGTTGCGGACCTGCCACGCCGCGGACTGGATACCTCGGACATCACCCGAACACCTGATACTTGGGACACGGGTAAGTTCTTCAAGATGGAATCATCGCACCAATGGCGGCCTGTGATCGCGGTCCTCGCGAACCCGGAGACACGACGCGTCGCGGCGGAGCTGATGCTGGGTCGCACGCTTGAGGACGCCACAGCGGAGCTCTCTCGCTCGAAGCGTCGCCGGGTGACGGAGGCGATCGAGAACAGCGGAATGGTTCTGCCCGGCACTCAGATGTTCGCGCCTGGCGTGTTTCGGTCGATCCTCGAGTCGAATCCGATCCCCCAGCGCGTAGGCGTCGAGAGGTTCGTCGATGGAAAGCGAATCAGGCAGTACCCGGCGAACCTCGAGGAACGAGGACAGCTGCTCGCGTGGGTGGCACGCAGCGTCTTCGCGACGGGAGACGTCCTCACCGAACGCGAAGTGAACCGCAGACTCCTCGAGTACTCAGAGGATGTCGCCGTGCTGCGTCGATACCTCGTCGACTACCAACTCCTCGAACGCCGTTCGGACGGCACCGAGTATGCGCTGACGGGGAGCGGGCCGGTGTTGACCCTCGAAGACCCTCAAGAGACGACGGATCCCGACCGTCGTCCCTGA
- a CDS encoding PadR family transcriptional regulator, with product MSRIQARQDAQVVRAALPLLILTMVEARESYGYELVERLSDEGLEVTTGLIYPVLTRLERDGLVTTRMAPSPDGPPRKYFAISSAGRDARDYASGQWRVVSDVIDNIRFMEGLNHE from the coding sequence ATGTCTCGGATACAGGCCCGTCAGGATGCGCAGGTAGTGCGTGCTGCGCTTCCGCTGCTGATCCTCACGATGGTCGAGGCGAGGGAGTCGTACGGATACGAGCTCGTCGAGCGGCTGTCTGACGAGGGACTCGAGGTGACCACGGGATTGATCTATCCGGTGCTCACCCGACTCGAACGAGACGGTCTGGTGACCACGCGGATGGCTCCCTCTCCGGACGGTCCGCCTCGCAAGTACTTCGCGATCAGCTCCGCCGGGCGGGATGCCCGCGATTACGCCAGCGGGCAGTGGAGAGTCGTCTCCGATGTCATCGACAACATACGTTTCATGGAGGGGCTGAATCATGAGTGA